One genomic region from Paraburkholderia azotifigens encodes:
- a CDS encoding polysaccharide biosynthesis/export family protein gives MLKRHITISLVLTTFLSACATAPGNYLDTSRLKEDQQNKPAETYPVKLIDASVIERQQAQTADAIAHQVLPPPGPFADPTQYVYRVAPQDILGITVWDHPELTTPNGSTLSSGGNTTQTLGGALQQPYTQALPGQADPYGQTVAPDGTIYFPFVGRIHASGRTTAQIRDELSKKLVPYIRDPQVDVRVLSYRSQKVQVTGDVKTPGPLALSDVPLTLVDAITRSGGSTDNADLQRVRLTRKGKLYVLDANRMLDKGDATQNVMLEPGDIVNVPDRSDTRIFVMGEVKTPIPVPMNKGELTIADALTQAGGILDTDANPRQIYVMRGMKEKPTTPDVYRLDMTQPDAIMLSSQFQLQPMDVVYVGTAASTTFNRVLQQVLPTVQTLFYLKQLTR, from the coding sequence ATGCTGAAACGACACATCACGATATCTCTTGTGCTGACGACTTTTCTGTCGGCATGCGCGACCGCACCGGGGAATTACCTCGACACGTCGCGCCTGAAGGAAGACCAGCAGAACAAGCCGGCTGAGACGTACCCCGTCAAGCTGATCGACGCCTCGGTGATCGAGCGGCAGCAGGCGCAGACGGCCGACGCGATCGCGCATCAGGTGCTGCCGCCGCCGGGCCCGTTCGCCGATCCGACGCAGTACGTGTACCGCGTCGCGCCGCAGGACATTCTCGGCATCACCGTGTGGGACCACCCGGAACTGACGACGCCGAACGGCAGCACGCTGTCCTCGGGCGGCAACACCACGCAGACGCTCGGCGGCGCCTTGCAGCAGCCGTACACCCAGGCATTGCCGGGCCAGGCCGATCCGTACGGGCAGACGGTCGCGCCCGACGGCACGATCTATTTCCCGTTCGTCGGCCGCATTCATGCGTCGGGACGGACCACCGCGCAGATCCGCGACGAGTTGTCGAAAAAGCTCGTGCCGTACATCCGCGATCCGCAGGTCGACGTGCGCGTGCTGTCGTACCGCAGCCAGAAAGTGCAGGTGACGGGCGACGTGAAGACGCCAGGCCCGCTCGCCCTGTCCGACGTGCCGCTCACGCTCGTCGACGCGATCACGCGCTCGGGCGGCTCGACGGACAACGCCGATCTGCAGCGCGTGCGTCTCACGCGCAAGGGCAAGCTCTACGTGCTCGACGCGAACCGCATGCTCGACAAGGGCGACGCCACGCAGAACGTGATGCTCGAACCGGGCGACATCGTCAACGTGCCGGATCGCAGCGACACGCGCATCTTCGTGATGGGCGAAGTGAAGACGCCGATCCCCGTTCCGATGAACAAGGGCGAGCTGACCATCGCCGATGCGCTCACGCAGGCGGGCGGGATTCTCGACACCGACGCGAACCCGCGCCAGATCTACGTGATGCGCGGCATGAAGGAGAAGCCGACCACGCCCGACGTGTATCGCCTCGACATGACGCAGCCCGACGCGATCATGCTGTCCTCGCAATTCCAGCTGCAACCGATGGACGTGGTGTACGTGGGCACGGCCGCTTCGACAACGTTCAACCGCGTATTGCAGCAGGTGCTGCCGACCGTGCAGACGCTGTTCTACCTGAAGCAGCTAACGCGCTGA
- a CDS encoding low molecular weight phosphotyrosine protein phosphatase: protein MFANVLIVCHANVCRSPAAEWLFRSRQHERGALPIAFRSAGLRAIDGHGMDPVMRRLLEERGVDGGTGGTHRSRRLDRPSVRAADLILVTEQRQVKDVEALEPTSRGKVYPLGKWGKWDGQGNGGGADVVDPHGRDEAVYRDSLAHIEHLVMGWLDKIC from the coding sequence ATGTTCGCGAACGTGCTGATCGTCTGCCACGCCAACGTGTGCCGCTCGCCTGCCGCCGAGTGGCTGTTCAGGTCGCGGCAGCACGAGCGCGGCGCGCTGCCCATCGCGTTTCGCTCGGCTGGTCTGCGCGCCATCGACGGTCATGGGATGGACCCCGTGATGCGGCGTCTGCTCGAAGAACGCGGTGTCGATGGCGGCACGGGCGGCACGCATCGCTCACGGCGGCTCGATCGCCCGAGCGTGCGTGCCGCCGATCTGATCCTCGTCACCGAACAGCGGCAAGTGAAAGACGTGGAAGCGCTCGAACCCACTTCGCGCGGCAAGGTGTATCCGCTCGGCAAGTGGGGCAAGTGGGACGGGCAGGGCAACGGGGGCGGCGCCGATGTCGTCGATCCGCACGGACGCGACGAAGCCGTGTATCGCGACAGCCTCGCGCACATCGAACACCTCGTCATGGGATGGCTGGACAAAATATGCTGA
- a CDS encoding DUF6566 family protein: MFFDELSNDEWAQISALVSDEPAVRLNRRGRPRAEPRIVANAVLWILTTGEPWSKLPGRYPSGPTCRRRFEEWQADGTLADVIRLLTQNGRAFAYIPEPTPPAAPKPAPVVEAPKPRDELARGVFWKSPETWQSSAQEPGVTSGWRALAPMADITRQLAGSAAVETGFVDASRASSAPAHDAAAVFDGAPRIDGQARDVQDVAQADIQAFAADTAIVPGVVTNELRDEQAYAGDTSADDAQAGSQHMPLWMSLTAPRGLQVADGFGYVIYVAAEQVPNDSFRAWAEIMKDGKRVERSGLIGPRFTDADAAHRFALDWARQWIDRECRTHEAGAGLHASSFASQKASVGAHAGMHAPKAAVRPVTRAMPELTPTPSLAAANVTPAAAGNPHLPQRLMPLRRYPSDAVNDKAGERYPLISKLISHAG; the protein is encoded by the coding sequence ATGTTTTTCGATGAGCTAAGCAATGACGAATGGGCGCAAATTTCCGCGCTCGTTTCCGACGAGCCAGCCGTCCGCCTGAACCGACGCGGACGGCCCCGCGCCGAACCCCGTATCGTGGCCAATGCCGTCCTGTGGATTCTGACCACGGGCGAGCCGTGGTCGAAGCTTCCCGGTCGTTATCCGTCAGGCCCTACGTGCCGGCGCCGCTTCGAAGAGTGGCAAGCCGACGGCACGCTGGCCGATGTGATCCGTCTGTTGACGCAGAATGGGCGCGCGTTCGCCTATATCCCGGAGCCGACGCCGCCCGCTGCGCCGAAGCCGGCGCCCGTGGTCGAAGCACCGAAGCCGCGCGATGAACTCGCGCGCGGCGTGTTCTGGAAGAGCCCGGAGACGTGGCAGTCGTCCGCTCAGGAACCGGGCGTGACGAGCGGCTGGCGTGCGCTCGCGCCGATGGCCGACATCACGCGCCAGCTCGCCGGCTCGGCGGCTGTCGAGACGGGCTTCGTCGACGCGTCCCGTGCGAGCAGCGCGCCTGCGCACGACGCTGCCGCCGTCTTCGACGGCGCGCCGCGTATCGATGGGCAAGCCAGGGACGTGCAAGACGTGGCGCAGGCGGACATCCAGGCCTTTGCCGCCGATACCGCGATCGTGCCGGGCGTCGTGACGAACGAACTGCGCGACGAGCAGGCGTATGCCGGGGACACCTCGGCCGACGACGCACAAGCGGGCAGCCAGCACATGCCGTTGTGGATGAGCCTTACGGCGCCGCGCGGCCTGCAGGTCGCAGACGGGTTCGGCTATGTGATCTACGTTGCGGCGGAGCAGGTGCCCAACGACAGCTTCCGGGCGTGGGCCGAGATCATGAAGGACGGCAAGCGCGTCGAGCGCTCGGGCCTGATCGGTCCGCGCTTCACCGATGCCGACGCGGCACACCGTTTCGCGCTCGACTGGGCGCGTCAATGGATCGACCGCGAATGCCGCACGCATGAAGCGGGCGCGGGTCTGCACGCGAGCAGCTTTGCGAGCCAGAAGGCGAGTGTGGGTGCGCATGCGGGCATGCATGCGCCGAAGGCCGCCGTGCGGCCCGTCACGCGCGCGATGCCGGAACTCACGCCGACGCCGTCACTCGCCGCGGCGAACGTGACGCCTGCCGCTGCGGGCAATCCGCATCTGCCGCAGCGGCTGATGCCGTTGCGCCGCTATCCGTCCGACGCCGTCAACGACAAGGCGGGCGAGCGCTATCCGTTGATCTCGAAGCTGATTTCTCACGCAGGGTGA
- a CDS encoding mannose-1-phosphate guanylyltransferase/mannose-6-phosphate isomerase yields MTATASAVENRQANPSRINVKLKVHPVILAGGSGTRLWPMSREQHPKQLIGLLGEDSLLQSTTRRLDGLDAGYPVAEQLVVVCNEEHRFTTAEQLRVSGVQSRLILEPCARDTAPALTIAALSVLAQDEDGIMVVMPADHAVTDSEGFHAAVATGVQHAANGHIVTMGIVPLRAETGYGYIRIGAPLSSGNTPDNTPDDRAIIAHQLDRFVEKPHLELAQHYVESKEYWWNSGIFILRASTWLKAVRHFQPAIYEACEAAHTQGKTDGDFFRVQRDAFGACPKNSIDYAVMEQLGTDTSVCSGVVVPLNAGWSDVGSWDAIWDILPKDGDDNVGRGNVMFEGAESTFAHSEGRLIACVGTQDLVVVETDDAILVADKNRVQDVKKVVGRIREKHGTEAVNHRKVHRPWGHYDSVDMGERFQVKRIVVKPGAQLSLQMHHHRAEHWIVVRGTALVTRGEERFIVSENESAYIPLGIKHRLENPGKMPLEIIEVQSGSYLGEDDIVRFDDTYGRQ; encoded by the coding sequence ATGACTGCTACGGCGTCAGCCGTCGAGAATCGACAGGCGAATCCATCCCGGATCAACGTTAAGCTCAAGGTTCATCCCGTGATCCTTGCCGGCGGCTCAGGCACGCGCCTGTGGCCGATGTCGCGTGAACAGCATCCGAAGCAGCTGATCGGCCTGCTGGGCGAAGACTCGCTGCTGCAATCGACGACCCGCCGGCTCGATGGACTCGATGCCGGCTACCCGGTTGCCGAACAGCTGGTCGTCGTGTGCAACGAAGAGCATCGCTTCACGACGGCCGAACAGCTGCGCGTGAGCGGCGTGCAAAGCCGTCTGATTCTCGAACCCTGCGCGCGCGACACGGCGCCCGCTCTGACGATCGCCGCGCTCTCCGTGCTTGCGCAGGACGAGGACGGCATCATGGTCGTGATGCCCGCCGACCACGCCGTCACCGACAGCGAAGGCTTTCATGCCGCCGTCGCCACGGGTGTGCAGCACGCGGCGAACGGCCATATCGTGACGATGGGCATCGTGCCGTTGCGCGCCGAAACGGGCTATGGCTACATTCGCATCGGCGCGCCGCTCTCATCGGGCAACACCCCGGACAACACGCCGGACGATCGCGCGATCATCGCGCATCAGCTCGACCGCTTCGTCGAAAAGCCGCATCTCGAACTCGCGCAGCATTATGTCGAGTCGAAAGAGTACTGGTGGAACAGCGGCATCTTCATTTTGCGTGCGTCGACGTGGCTCAAGGCCGTGCGCCATTTCCAGCCCGCCATTTACGAAGCTTGCGAGGCCGCGCATACGCAAGGCAAGACCGACGGCGACTTCTTCCGCGTGCAGCGCGACGCGTTCGGCGCCTGCCCGAAGAATTCGATCGATTACGCGGTGATGGAACAGCTCGGCACCGACACGTCAGTGTGCTCGGGCGTCGTCGTGCCGCTCAATGCGGGCTGGTCCGATGTCGGTTCGTGGGACGCCATCTGGGACATCCTGCCGAAAGACGGCGACGATAACGTGGGCCGCGGTAACGTGATGTTCGAAGGCGCGGAGTCGACGTTCGCGCATTCGGAAGGACGCCTGATTGCCTGCGTGGGCACGCAGGATCTCGTCGTCGTCGAAACGGATGACGCGATTCTCGTCGCCGACAAGAACCGCGTGCAGGACGTGAAGAAAGTGGTCGGCCGCATCCGCGAAAAGCATGGCACGGAAGCCGTGAACCATCGCAAGGTGCATCGCCCGTGGGGCCACTACGATTCCGTCGACATGGGCGAGCGCTTCCAGGTGAAGCGCATCGTCGTGAAGCCGGGTGCGCAGCTGTCGCTGCAGATGCACCACCACCGCGCGGAACACTGGATCGTCGTGCGCGGCACGGCGCTCGTCACGCGCGGTGAAGAACGCTTCATCGTGTCGGAAAACGAATCGGCGTATATCCCGCTCGGCATCAAGCATCGCCTGGAAAATCCGGGCAAGATGCCGCTCGAAATCATCGAGGTGCAATCCGGCTCGTATCTTGGCGAAGACGACATCGTGCGCTTCGACGACACCTACGGCCGTCAGTAA
- a CDS encoding undecaprenyl-phosphate glucose phosphotransferase, giving the protein MLSVLSRIIDIGMVALGALIAAAVHAEGFVWLDDMQSVSLAFDCLLVILFFPALGVYQSWRGKPLYDLLWRVTMGWMMVEVTGILMSFSLHRADMLSRLWLAYWAVATIVLLIVTKAGVHAVLRGLRREGYNQKKVAIVGGAPYGKFLIEQMRSRPEAGFSPVVVYDEADSRSHYEDTDEPQAIEGVPVQRDYAAMIDEMRRRSVRELWMALPMSQEKIIHRFVMEFRNDFVNIRFIPDVRSLTLFSQPMVDLLGVPAINLAASPITDLRVLPKRVFDRLFALAALTALAPLMLAIAAAVKLSSPGPVFFRQRRKGIDGREFEIFKFRSMKVHKEEAGRITQATRRDPRITPVGAFLRRTSLDELPQFINVLRGEMSVVGPRPHALEHDDIYKDLVKGYMHRYRIKPGITGWAQINGYRGETDRIEKMMGRVKLDLYYMQHWSFWLDLKIVGLTFWKGFVGSNAY; this is encoded by the coding sequence ATGCTGAGCGTTCTTTCGAGAATCATCGACATCGGCATGGTCGCGCTCGGCGCACTGATCGCGGCGGCCGTGCATGCGGAGGGCTTCGTTTGGCTCGACGACATGCAGAGCGTGTCGCTTGCGTTCGACTGCCTGCTCGTGATCCTGTTTTTCCCCGCGCTCGGCGTATATCAGTCGTGGCGCGGCAAGCCGCTGTACGACCTGCTGTGGCGCGTGACGATGGGCTGGATGATGGTCGAGGTGACGGGCATCCTGATGAGCTTCAGCCTGCACCGCGCGGACATGCTGTCGCGCCTGTGGCTCGCGTATTGGGCCGTTGCCACCATCGTGCTGCTGATCGTCACGAAGGCGGGTGTGCATGCCGTGCTGCGCGGCCTGCGCCGCGAGGGCTACAACCAGAAGAAGGTCGCTATCGTGGGCGGCGCGCCGTATGGCAAGTTTCTGATCGAGCAGATGCGCAGCCGTCCCGAAGCGGGTTTCAGCCCCGTCGTCGTGTACGACGAGGCCGACTCGCGCAGCCACTACGAAGACACCGACGAGCCGCAGGCGATCGAAGGCGTGCCCGTGCAGCGCGACTACGCGGCGATGATCGACGAGATGCGCCGGCGTTCGGTGCGCGAGTTGTGGATGGCGCTGCCGATGTCGCAGGAAAAGATCATCCATCGCTTCGTGATGGAGTTCCGCAACGACTTCGTGAACATCCGCTTCATTCCGGATGTGCGCAGCCTGACGCTCTTCAGCCAGCCGATGGTCGATCTGCTCGGCGTGCCGGCGATCAATCTCGCCGCGTCGCCCATTACCGATCTGCGCGTGCTGCCCAAGCGCGTGTTCGACCGCCTGTTCGCGCTCGCCGCGCTGACGGCGCTCGCGCCGTTGATGCTCGCGATCGCCGCGGCTGTGAAGCTGTCGTCGCCCGGGCCCGTGTTCTTCCGGCAGCGGCGCAAGGGCATCGACGGCCGCGAGTTCGAGATCTTCAAGTTCCGCTCGATGAAGGTGCACAAGGAAGAAGCGGGCCGGATCACCCAGGCCACGCGCCGCGATCCGCGCATCACGCCCGTCGGCGCATTCCTGCGGCGCACGAGCCTCGACGAGCTGCCGCAATTCATCAACGTGCTGCGCGGCGAGATGTCGGTGGTCGGCCCGCGCCCGCACGCGCTCGAACACGACGACATCTACAAGGATCTGGTGAAGGGCTACATGCATCGCTACCGGATCAAGCCCGGCATCACCGGCTGGGCGCAGATCAACGGCTACCGCGGCGAAACCGACCGCATCGAAAAGATGATGGGCCGCGTGAAGCTCGATCTGTACTACATGCAGCACTGGAGCTTCTGGCTCGACCTGAAGATCGTCGGCCTGACGTTCTGGAAGGGCTTCGTCGGCAGCAACGCGTACTGA
- a CDS encoding glycosyltransferase family 2 protein, with protein sequence MKITVLVPTYRRPKDLARCLAALQKQERVPDEVVVVARPDDDATHACLADPLVVGALPLNIAPVELPGQVAALNCGLDAATGDVIAITDDDAAPHGDWVRRIGAAFEGDARLGALGGRDWVHQRGGVLDGSRFLVGKMTASGKIIGNHHLGVGEAREVDLLKGANMSYRRDAIRSIRFDGRLRGAGAQVHNDMAFSMSVKNAGWKLVYDPRVAVDHFPAERFDDDRRDAQSMTAVRNAAYNLHLILREQLPPAQREVAWWWYALVGTRVYPGALHAVLALTSKGARTKLARWRAVRTGAREARRAYAAHRGAGVHA encoded by the coding sequence ATGAAGATAACGGTACTGGTGCCGACGTATCGCCGGCCGAAAGACCTCGCGCGCTGTCTTGCCGCCTTGCAGAAACAGGAGCGCGTGCCCGACGAAGTCGTGGTGGTCGCGCGGCCAGACGATGACGCGACGCATGCGTGCCTCGCCGATCCCCTCGTGGTCGGCGCGCTGCCGCTGAACATCGCACCCGTCGAGCTGCCGGGCCAGGTGGCCGCGTTGAACTGCGGCCTCGACGCCGCGACGGGCGACGTGATCGCGATCACCGACGACGACGCCGCGCCGCACGGCGACTGGGTTCGCCGCATCGGCGCGGCCTTCGAAGGCGACGCCCGGCTGGGCGCGCTCGGCGGACGCGACTGGGTGCATCAGAGGGGCGGCGTGCTCGACGGCTCGCGCTTCCTGGTCGGCAAGATGACGGCGTCGGGCAAGATCATCGGCAATCACCACCTGGGTGTGGGCGAGGCGCGCGAAGTCGATCTGCTCAAGGGCGCGAACATGAGCTACCGGCGCGACGCGATCCGTTCGATCCGCTTCGACGGCCGCCTGCGCGGCGCGGGCGCGCAGGTGCACAACGACATGGCTTTCAGCATGAGCGTGAAGAACGCGGGCTGGAAGCTCGTCTACGATCCGCGCGTCGCCGTCGATCATTTCCCCGCCGAGCGTTTCGACGACGACCGCCGCGACGCGCAGTCGATGACGGCCGTGCGCAACGCCGCGTACAACCTGCATCTGATCCTGCGCGAGCAGTTGCCGCCTGCGCAGCGCGAGGTCGCATGGTGGTGGTACGCGCTCGTCGGCACGCGCGTCTATCCGGGCGCCTTGCACGCCGTGCTCGCGCTGACGTCGAAAGGCGCGCGCACGAAGCTCGCGCGCTGGCGCGCGGTGCGCACAGGCGCACGCGAGGCACGCCGCGCGTACGCAGCGCATCGGGGCGCGGGGGTGCACGCATGA
- a CDS encoding polysaccharide biosynthesis tyrosine autokinase, whose amino-acid sequence MQARTEEEDVVLGQLLQVIIDDIWWLIGIAATIIAMAGFYCYVAKPVYSADAHVRVEASDNTSQALTQTQTGATISTGQNTIPTDAEIEMIKSRGVVAPVVQQMKLNFSVTPKTVPILGSLAARLATPGVPAKAWLGLGSYAWGGEVAEVDSIDVTPALEGKKLILTAMDNGRYTLMTPDGQLLLRGEAGEPAQGGGVTLLVNKLVARPGTQFTVMRANDLDAIAAFQSAINVQEQGKQTGVISISLEDQSPEHAAAVANALAQSYLLEHIRTKQADASRMLDFLKSEEPRLKSDLERAEAALTAYQSKSGSINASDEAKVYLEGSVQYEQQISALRLQISQLEQRYGDDHPMIKAAQQQMAELQAQRTKYADRFRDLPATEVKAVQLQRDAKVAEDIYVLLLNRVQELSVQKAGTGGNVHIVDAALRPGSPIKPKKVLILSAATILGLIVGTGFVFLRRNMFKGIDDPETVERAFHLPVYGLVPLSAEQALLENAAVRGGTRQRAVLANAKPKDVCIESLRSLRTSMQFTLQDARNRIVMFTGPLPGVGKSFLTINLGVLLAHSGKRVLMIDGDMRRGALEKHLGGSPDNGLSELLSGQISLEEAVRATEIDNLAFISCGRRPPNPSELLMSPRLPQYLEGLAKRYDVILIDTPPVLAVTDASIIGGYAGSTFFVVRSGMHSEGEIADALKRLHSAGVHVQGAIFNAMPPRARGNYDRHYAAVQEYLST is encoded by the coding sequence ATGCAGGCCAGAACCGAAGAAGAGGACGTGGTCCTCGGCCAACTGCTGCAGGTGATCATCGACGACATCTGGTGGCTGATCGGCATCGCTGCGACCATCATCGCGATGGCCGGCTTCTACTGCTATGTCGCGAAGCCCGTGTATTCGGCCGACGCGCACGTCCGTGTGGAAGCGTCAGACAACACGTCGCAGGCGCTCACGCAGACGCAGACGGGCGCGACGATCTCGACGGGGCAGAACACGATTCCCACCGACGCCGAGATCGAAATGATCAAGAGCCGCGGCGTCGTCGCGCCCGTGGTTCAGCAGATGAAGCTGAACTTCTCGGTGACGCCGAAGACGGTCCCCATTCTCGGCAGCCTCGCCGCGCGCCTCGCCACACCTGGCGTGCCCGCGAAGGCGTGGCTCGGCCTCGGCTCGTATGCATGGGGCGGCGAAGTGGCCGAAGTCGATTCGATCGACGTGACGCCCGCGCTCGAAGGCAAGAAGCTGATCCTCACGGCGATGGACAACGGCCGCTACACGCTGATGACGCCCGACGGCCAGCTGCTGTTGCGCGGCGAGGCAGGCGAGCCCGCGCAGGGCGGCGGCGTCACGCTGCTCGTCAACAAGCTGGTGGCGCGCCCTGGCACGCAGTTCACCGTGATGCGCGCGAACGATCTCGACGCGATCGCCGCGTTCCAGTCCGCGATCAACGTGCAGGAGCAGGGCAAGCAGACGGGCGTGATCTCGATCTCGCTCGAAGACCAAAGCCCCGAGCACGCGGCCGCCGTCGCCAATGCGCTCGCGCAGTCGTATCTGCTCGAACACATCCGCACCAAGCAGGCCGATGCGAGCCGGATGCTCGACTTCCTGAAGAGCGAAGAGCCGCGTCTGAAGTCCGATCTCGAACGCGCGGAAGCGGCGTTGACGGCTTACCAGAGCAAGAGCGGCTCGATCAACGCGAGCGACGAAGCGAAGGTCTATCTGGAAGGCAGCGTGCAGTACGAGCAGCAGATTTCGGCACTGCGTCTGCAGATTTCGCAGCTCGAACAGCGCTACGGCGACGATCACCCGATGATCAAGGCCGCACAGCAGCAGATGGCCGAACTGCAGGCGCAGCGCACCAAGTACGCGGACCGTTTCCGCGATCTGCCCGCCACGGAAGTGAAGGCCGTGCAGCTGCAGCGCGATGCGAAGGTCGCAGAAGACATCTACGTGCTGCTGCTCAACCGCGTGCAGGAACTCTCCGTGCAGAAAGCGGGCACGGGCGGCAACGTGCATATCGTCGATGCGGCGCTGCGTCCCGGTTCGCCCATCAAGCCGAAGAAGGTGCTGATTCTTTCCGCGGCGACGATTCTGGGCCTGATCGTCGGCACGGGGTTCGTGTTCCTGCGCCGCAATATGTTCAAGGGCATCGACGATCCCGAAACCGTCGAGCGCGCGTTCCATCTGCCCGTGTACGGTCTCGTGCCGCTGTCGGCGGAACAGGCGCTGCTCGAAAACGCCGCAGTGCGTGGCGGCACGCGCCAGCGCGCGGTGCTCGCGAACGCGAAACCGAAGGATGTCTGCATCGAAAGCCTGCGCAGCCTGCGCACGTCGATGCAGTTCACGCTGCAGGACGCGCGCAACCGCATCGTCATGTTCACGGGCCCGCTGCCCGGTGTCGGCAAGAGCTTCCTGACGATCAACCTCGGCGTGCTGCTCGCGCATTCGGGCAAGCGCGTGCTGATGATCGACGGCGACATGCGGCGCGGCGCGCTCGAAAAGCATCTGGGCGGTTCGCCCGACAACGGCCTGTCGGAACTGCTGAGCGGTCAGATTTCGCTGGAAGAGGCGGTTCGCGCGACGGAAATCGACAACCTCGCGTTCATTTCGTGCGGCCGCCGTCCGCCGAATCCGTCCGAGCTGCTGATGTCGCCGCGCCTGCCGCAATACCTCGAAGGCCTCGCCAAGCGCTACGACGTGATCCTGATCGACACGCCGCCCGTGCTGGCCGTCACCGATGCATCGATCATCGGCGGCTATGCGGGCTCGACGTTCTTCGTCGTGCGCTCGGGCATGCACAGCGAAGGCGAGATCGCCGATGCGCTGAAGCGTCTGCATTCGGCGGGCGTGCATGTGCAGGGCGCGATCTTCAACGCGATGCCGCCGCGCGCGCGCGGCAACTACGACCGCCACTACGCGGCCGTGCAGGAATACCTGAGCACCTGA
- a CDS encoding UDP-glucose dehydrogenase family protein: MNLTIVGTGYVGLVTGACLADIGHDVFCLDVDQRKIDVLNNGGVPIHEPGLLEIIARNRKAGRLTFSTDVEAAVAHGDIQFIAVGTPPDEDGSADLQYVLAAARNIGRHMTGFKVIVDKSTVPVGTARRVAQAVQEELDKRDLKQMFSVVSNPEFLKEGAAVEDFTRPDRIILGCDDDVPGEKARELMKRLYAPFNRNRERTLYMDVRSAEFTKYAANAMLATRISFMNDLANLADRVGADIEAVRRGMGSDPRIGYDFLYAGCGYGGSCFPKDVQALIRTGSEMGHVLRILEAVEAVNESQKKILAQKIVAQMGEDLSDRTFAVWGLAFKPNTDDMREAPSRALIAELLSRGAKVVAYDPVAIDESKRVFALDLQGKPQQLARLTFADEEMQAAEQADALVILTEWKVFKSPDFDSLKTLLKTPVIFDGRNLYEPETMRELGIEYHAIGRQAAQPQGASQRAAASPAAAAAL, encoded by the coding sequence ATGAATCTGACGATCGTTGGAACCGGATACGTAGGCCTCGTGACGGGCGCCTGCCTGGCCGACATCGGGCACGACGTATTCTGCCTCGACGTCGATCAGCGCAAGATCGACGTGCTGAACAACGGCGGCGTGCCGATCCATGAGCCGGGTCTGCTGGAGATCATCGCGCGCAATCGCAAGGCGGGGCGCCTGACGTTTTCGACGGACGTCGAAGCGGCCGTCGCGCACGGCGACATCCAGTTCATCGCCGTCGGCACGCCGCCCGACGAGGACGGTTCCGCCGACCTGCAATACGTGCTCGCCGCCGCGCGCAATATCGGCCGCCATATGACGGGCTTCAAGGTGATCGTCGACAAGTCGACGGTGCCCGTCGGCACGGCGCGCCGCGTCGCGCAGGCCGTGCAGGAAGAACTCGACAAACGCGATCTGAAACAGATGTTCTCGGTCGTGTCGAACCCCGAGTTCCTGAAAGAGGGCGCCGCCGTCGAGGACTTCACGCGCCCCGACCGGATCATCCTCGGCTGCGACGACGACGTGCCGGGCGAAAAGGCGCGCGAACTGATGAAGCGCCTCTATGCGCCGTTCAACCGCAATCGCGAGCGCACGCTGTACATGGACGTGCGTTCCGCCGAATTCACGAAATACGCGGCCAACGCGATGCTCGCCACGCGCATCTCGTTCATGAACGATCTCGCGAATCTCGCGGACCGCGTCGGCGCGGATATCGAAGCCGTGCGGCGCGGCATGGGTTCCGATCCGCGCATCGGCTACGACTTCCTGTACGCGGGCTGCGGCTATGGCGGCTCGTGCTTCCCGAAGGACGTGCAGGCGCTGATCCGCACGGGCAGCGAAATGGGCCATGTGCTGCGCATTCTCGAAGCCGTCGAAGCCGTCAACGAATCGCAGAAGAAGATCCTCGCGCAGAAGATCGTCGCGCAGATGGGCGAGGACCTGTCGGACCGCACGTTCGCTGTCTGGGGCCTCGCGTTCAAGCCGAATACCGACGACATGCGCGAAGCGCCGAGCCGCGCGCTGATCGCCGAACTGCTTTCGCGCGGCGCGAAGGTCGTGGCCTACGACCCCGTCGCGATCGACGAATCGAAGCGCGTGTTCGCACTCGACCTGCAAGGCAAGCCGCAGCAGCTCGCGCGTCTGACCTTCGCCGATGAAGAGATGCAGGCGGCCGAACAAGCCGACGCGCTCGTGATTCTCACCGAATGGAAGGTGTTCAAGAGCCCGGACTTCGACAGTCTCAAGACGCTGCTGAAAACGCCCGTCATTTTCGATGGCCGCAATCTGTATGAGCCGGAAACGATGCGCGAGCTCGGCATCGAGTATCACGCGATCGGCCGTCAGGCCGCGCAGCCGCAGGGTGCATCGCAACGTGCCGCCGCGTCGCCGGCTGCCGCCGCCGCGCTGTAA